One part of the Stigmatopora argus isolate UIUO_Sarg chromosome 8, RoL_Sarg_1.0, whole genome shotgun sequence genome encodes these proteins:
- the spata6 gene encoding spermatogenesis-associated protein 6 isoform X1, which yields MAATKKLSFFQRSGKSWKCTVLLDIHSVTCQDVRLPQTGDIFLNVCIMGQCRKTSCLPPCFPLHFNQRLVFEKTYADVVDPAAVGDLLKADTTSFQLIQSLSAENKTLAIMTQNSRDFLKPGPNLGTAEDSIQRDVSMMETSSKFHGAFPVVLFSVTSFIEESDWMGASPVRESPGDRKTKSVQHKETRRTTSAAKDKGKSASRRSPCSNPCRHITSKAKRRLQKRTVGLEPGYQQPTVSSTSRALSPYTHRKMCQLSLDSEQRLRHLQLGPHYFKKETESIPPFLVPTCSSVMDTSSFLPEYYVESCHTGVLDDHYGFQLGSYSPRASITRSDHAWSSPGPSFRRDELNQSPPRASSASAAAKRRGTVTSKHSSRGRVQTRDPSPSYWEQIHSRVQRILRTHRVPLDLD from the exons ATGGCCGCAACGAAAAAGCTTTCCTTTTTTCAACGATCCGGAAAGTCTTGGAAATGTACGGTGTTGTTGGACATTCATTCA GTCACCTGTCAGGACGTTCGACTCCCCCAGACAGGTGATATCTTCCTAAATGTTTGCATCATGGGCCAGTGCAGGAAGACTTCCTGTTTGCCGCCATGCTTCCCATTACACTTTAACCAGCGTCTGGTTTTTGAAAAG ACGTACGCTGATGTTGTTGACCCCGCTGCAGTGGGTGACCTGCTAAAAG CTGACACCACATCTTTTCAGCTGATTCAGTCGCTGTCTGCAG AGAATAAGACCCTCGCCATCATGACGCAAAACAGCAGAGACTTCCTGAAACCTGGTCCCAATCTGGGCACTGCTGAGGACTCCATTCAGAGAGACGTATCAATGATGGAAACTTCCTCTAAATTCCAC GGTGCATTTCCCGTGGTACTCTTTTCAGTGACATCATTCATCGAGGAGAGTGATTGGATGGGCGCCTCACCT GTCAGAGAATCACCGGGTGACAGGAAGACAAAGTCCGTCCAGCACAAAGAG ACGAGAAGGACGACGTCGGCTGCGAAAGACAAAGGGAAAAGTGCATCTAGACGCTCACCCTGCTCCAACCCGTGCCGCCACATCACCAGCAAGGCAAAAAGAAGGCTGCAAAAACGCACTGTTGGTCTCGAACCCGGCTACCAGCAGCCGACTGTTTCCTCCACCAGTCGGGCGCTGTCGCCATACACCCACCGAAAAATGTGCCAGCTCTCCCTAGACTCTGAGCAGAGACTCCGACACCTCCAGCTCGGACCGCACTACTTCAAGAAGGAGACGGAGAGTATCCCTCCATTCTTG GTTCCCACTTGCAGTAGTGTGATGGATACCTCTTCTTTTTTGCCAGAGTATTACGTAGAGAGCTGCCACACAGGGGTGCTAGATGATCACTACG gttttcaACTTGGCAGTTATAGTCCCAGGGCTTCCATA ACGCGGTCAGATCATGCGTGGTCGTCTCCGGGGCCATCATTCCGACGTGACGAGCTGAACCAAAGTCCTCCCCGAGCCTCCTCCGCCTCGGCTGCGGCAAAGAGGAGAGGCACTGTGACCTCCAAGCATTCCTCCAGGGGAAG GGTGCAGACCAGAGATCCCAGTCCATCCTACTGGGAGCAGATACACAGCAGAGTCCAGAGAATTCTTCGGACCCACAGAGTCCCCTTGGACCTGGACTGA
- the dnttip2 gene encoding deoxynucleotidyltransferase terminal-interacting protein 2 isoform X1, with the protein MVATRSGSCVGTPVKINLEEIADVQASPSTSRGTTTRSVLAETSRRLGGELSNPHTPMLKRCNRASRLHSPSDLCTPTGSTHEADVSDLESCCSGTSDVGLLTVRRRVAAVSKNIRSLLEKEESSSSVMSDAEARTTTNRRSRRLAVSLIHTEDDLSEPDSCSPWKVDKSIKIRASLEADHFVESSKVTQNQRRSSRIAIKQQREESDLSEIDSLSSDVSGTVRRRSARSGSNFSSIPCDLHETPKSSTALSSRRTTRRTASERSCDSEGFESGTEYTLASRQSTRSLTSKTAEVDSELTGGQSSCGTPSSSRTGSGGARRRRTAVASTPIVKELCIVLENSAEAKSLTDSVLDNTVFAEDADCTVMEVVGAEEDAGAEEDAGAEEDAGAEEVAGSEEVAGAEMDAVKHAGAEMDAGAEMDAGAEMDAGAEMDAGEEEDAGEEEDAGEEEDAGAEEDAGAEEDAGAEEDAGAEEVAGSEEVAGAEEDAVKHTVKHASAEMDAERDAGAEMDAGAEMDAGAEMDAGEEEDAGEEEDAGEEEDAGAEEDAGAEEDAGAEEDAGAEEDAGAEEDAGAEEDAGAEEDAGAEEEAGAEEEAGAEEEAGAEEEAGAEMDVGEEKHASVVSNGDEEEVVVVEGLVASGDQQSELCIGNEDSSAAEKIEEEAGPSSLEKVSPDESEDVSTKQEDMEVEQVTLEEAKSTRDVVTEHDKEDEIEGAATEEATAPEDMKAAKETSTVILLESGEDEENMGEKPGPSREAAKKTSTVILWESGEDEENMGEKPGPSREAEETTSTASIHEQATAKKCQSKGVKVPRKMKIVSLEDSSEDDDDDDDDDDWEFEEEDTGEKTDRYKRVAESVDGLFVVDTRPGEEGDEDYYLEKLTQEEVVGGQEVEEEFMDEEADDDDADDCGEAALLLSSRNPQLKEMSSRIDPGINMRQLGGLYVTFDGSKSKALSSSVNRKREKKDLDKVMEKSVMSSDFEKKDSVPPYSESTHALKKQRRVERAKSTGDAWFNMKAPELTKELKADLKLLKIRGSIDPKRFYKKNDREGFPKYFQVATVVDNPVDFYHSRIPKKQRKRTMVEELLADAEFRSKNKKKFQTIVGEKAAQASGKHKFKTNKFHNKSNKFTK; encoded by the exons ATGGTGGCCACCAGGAGCGGATCGTGCGTTGGCACTCCTGTTAAAATAAACCTCGAAGAAATCGCTGATGTCCAG GCCAGCCCATCTACGAGTAGGGGAACCACCACTCGCTCTGTCCTAGCAGAGACCAGCAGACGGCTTGGAGGAGAATTGAGCAACCCGCATACCCCTATGTTGAAAAGATGCAATCGGGCCTCGAGACTCCACAGCCCCTCAGACCTTTGCACTCCCACGGGCTCCACTCACGAAGCGGACGTGTCCGACCTGGAGTCGTGTTGCTCTGGCACGTCCGACGTGGGGTTACTGACGGTGCGCCGCCGAGTGGCGGCGGTGTCAAAAAATATCCGAAGCCTTCTGGAAAAGGAAGAATCGAGTAGCTCTGTCATGTCTGACGCCGAAGCTCGAACGACAACCAACAGGAGGAGCAGAAGGCTCGCCGTAAGCTTGATTCACACGGAGGATGATTTGTCCGAGCCGGATTCCTGCTCTCCGTGGAAAGTAGACAAAAGCATCAAGATTAGAGCTTCGCTCGAGGCCGACCACTTTGTTGAATCTTCAAAAGTCACTCAAAATCAGAGAAGAAGCAGCAGGATCGCCATCAAACAGCAACGGGAAGAGTCGGACCTTTCCGAGATCGATAGCTTATCATCCGACGTCTCGGGAACTGTGAGGCGCAGGAGTGCTAGGTCCGGGAGCAATTTCTCTTCAATTCCCTGCGACCTCCACGAAACCCCGAAAAGCTCTACCGCTCTGAGCAGTCGCCGCACAACACGGCGTACGGCCTCCGAGAGGTCTTGCGATTCCGAGGGATTTGAATCTGGCACCGAATACACCCTGGCCTCCCGCCAATCCACCCGCTCTTTGACTTCCAAGACTGCAGAGGTGGACTCGGAACTGACGGGCGGACAGTCTTCTTGCGGAACGCCCAGCAGCAGTCGCACCGGGTCTGGTGGCGCTCGGCGCCGGCGAACGGCGGTCGCCTCGACGCCGATCGTAAAAGAGCTCTGCATTGTCCTGGAGAACTCCGCTGAAGCAAAGTCCCTCACTGACTCCGTGTTGGACAACACGGTGTTCGCCGAGGATGCAGATTGCACGGTAATGGAGGTCGTCGGCGCAGAAGAGGACGCCGGCGCAGAGGAGGACGCCGGCGCAGAGGAGGACGCCGGCGCAGAAGAGGTCGCAGGCTCAGAAGAGGTCGCGGGCGCAGAAATGGACGCAGTAAAGCACGCCGGCGCAGAAATGGACGCCGGCGCGGAAATGGACGCCGGCGCGGAAATGGACGCCGGCGCGGAAATGGACGCCGGCGAGGAAGAGGACGCCGGCGAGGAAGAGGACGCCGGCGAGGAAGAGGACGCCGGCGCGGAAGAGGACGCCGGCGCGGAAGAGGACGCCGGCGCGGAAGAGGACGCCGGCGCGGAAGAGGTCGCGGGCTCAGAAGAGGTCGCGGGCGCAGAAGAGGACGCAGTAAAGCACACAGTAAAGCATGCCAGCGCAGAAATGGACGCAGAAAGGGACGCCGGCGCGGAAATGGACGCCGGCGCGGAAATGGACGCCGGCGCGGAAATGGACGCCGGCGAGGAAGAGGACGCCGGCGAGGAAGAGGACGCCGGCGAGGAAGAGGACGCCGGCGCGGAAGAGGACGCCGGCGCGGAAGAGGACGCCGGCGCGGAAGAGGACGCCGGCGCGGAAGAG GACGCCGGCGCGGAAGAGGACGCCGGCGCGGAAGAGGACGCCGGCGCGGAAGAGGACGCCGGCGCGGAAGAGGAAGCCGGCGCGGAAGAGGAAGCCGGCGCGGAAGAGGAAGCCGGCGCGGAAGAGGAAGCCGGCGCAGAAATGGACGTGGGCGAAGAAAAGCACGCTAGCGTGGTGTCAAATGGAGATGAGGaggaagttgttgttgttgaaggcTTAGTGGCGTCTGGGGATCAGCAGAGTGAGCTCTGTATTGGAAACGAGGACTCGTCTGCCGCGGAAAAGATAGAGGAAGAAGCGGGGCCTTCATCCTTAGAAAAGGTGTCGCCAGATGAGAGCGAAGATGTTTCTACCAAACAGGAGGACATGGAAGTCGAGCAGGTCACGTTGGAGGAGGCCAAATCTACCCGGGATGTCGTCACGGAGCACGACAAAGAGGATGAGATTGAGGGGGCGGCGACAGAAGAGGCCACGGCGCCCGAGGATATGAAAGCTGCCAAGGAGACGTCAACTGTCATCCTATTGGAGAGTGGAGAAGATGAAGAGAACATGGGAGAGAAACCTGGGCCTTCCAGAGAAGCTGCCAAGAAGACGTCAACTGTCATCCTATGGGAGAGCGGAGAAGATGAAGAGAACATGGGAGAGAAACCAGGGCCTTCCAGAGAAGCTGAGGAGACGACGTCAACAGCGTCCATCCATGAGCAGGCCACAGCCAAGAAATGTCAGTCCAAAGGCGTAAAAGTTCCACGGAAGATGAAAATAGTCAGCCTCGAGGACAGCAGcgaggatgacgacgacgacgacgacgacgatgactgGGAGTTTGAGGAAGAAGATACGGGAGAAAAAACAGACCGTTACAAGAGGGTGGCAGAGTCGGTCGACGGTCTGTTCGTGGTGGATACGCGACCCGGTGAGGAAGGGGATGAAGATTACTACCTGGAGAAACTCACCCAGGAGGAGGTGGTTGGGGGCCAGGAAGTGGAGGAAGAGTTTATGGATGAAGAGgcggatgacgacgacgccgacgacTGCGGCGAAGCGGCATTGCTTTTGTCCAGCAGGAATCCTCAACT GAAGGAGATGTCCAGCCGCATCGACCCGGGCATCAACATGAGACAGCTCGGGGGGTTGTACGTCACTTTCGACGGCAGTAAATCAAAGGCCCTCTCCAGTTCGGTGAAccggaagagagaaaaaaaggaccTGGATAAG GTTATGGAGAAGAGTGTGATGTCTTCAGATTTTGAGAAGAAAGACTCCGTTCCACCATACAGTGAATCCACACatgctctgaaaaaacaacGCAGA GTGGAGCGTGCTAAAAGTACAGGAGATGCTTGGTTCAACATGAAAGCTCCCGAGCTCACCAAGGAGTTGAAAGCGGATCTGAAACTGCTGAAAATTAGGGGCTCCATCGACCCTAAGAGGTTCTACAAGAAAAACGACCGAGAGGGCTTCCCCAAGTATTTCCAG GTGGCCACCGTGGTGGACAACCCCGTCGACTTCTATCATTCCCGCATTCCAAAGAAGCAGCGAAAGAGGACCATGGTGGAAGAGCTGCTTGCTGATGCAGAGTTCAGAAG caaaaataagaaaaagttCCAGACCATCGTGGGTGAGAAAGCAGCTCAGGCATCCGGCAAACACAAATTCAAGACAAATAAATTTCACAACAAATCCAACAAATTCACAAAGTGA
- the spata6 gene encoding spermatogenesis-associated protein 6 isoform X2, translating to MAATKKLSFFQRSGKSWKCTVLLDIHSVTCQDVRLPQTGDIFLNVCIMGQCRKTSCLPPCFPLHFNQRLVFEKTYADVVDPAAVGDLLKADTTSFQLIQSLSAENKTLAIMTQNSRDFLKPGPNLGTAEDSIQRDVSMMETSSKFHGAFPVVLFSVTSFIEESDWMGASPTRRTTSAAKDKGKSASRRSPCSNPCRHITSKAKRRLQKRTVGLEPGYQQPTVSSTSRALSPYTHRKMCQLSLDSEQRLRHLQLGPHYFKKETESIPPFLVPTCSSVMDTSSFLPEYYVESCHTGVLDDHYGFQLGSYSPRASITRSDHAWSSPGPSFRRDELNQSPPRASSASAAAKRRGTVTSKHSSRGRVQTRDPSPSYWEQIHSRVQRILRTHRVPLDLD from the exons ATGGCCGCAACGAAAAAGCTTTCCTTTTTTCAACGATCCGGAAAGTCTTGGAAATGTACGGTGTTGTTGGACATTCATTCA GTCACCTGTCAGGACGTTCGACTCCCCCAGACAGGTGATATCTTCCTAAATGTTTGCATCATGGGCCAGTGCAGGAAGACTTCCTGTTTGCCGCCATGCTTCCCATTACACTTTAACCAGCGTCTGGTTTTTGAAAAG ACGTACGCTGATGTTGTTGACCCCGCTGCAGTGGGTGACCTGCTAAAAG CTGACACCACATCTTTTCAGCTGATTCAGTCGCTGTCTGCAG AGAATAAGACCCTCGCCATCATGACGCAAAACAGCAGAGACTTCCTGAAACCTGGTCCCAATCTGGGCACTGCTGAGGACTCCATTCAGAGAGACGTATCAATGATGGAAACTTCCTCTAAATTCCAC GGTGCATTTCCCGTGGTACTCTTTTCAGTGACATCATTCATCGAGGAGAGTGATTGGATGGGCGCCTCACCT ACGAGAAGGACGACGTCGGCTGCGAAAGACAAAGGGAAAAGTGCATCTAGACGCTCACCCTGCTCCAACCCGTGCCGCCACATCACCAGCAAGGCAAAAAGAAGGCTGCAAAAACGCACTGTTGGTCTCGAACCCGGCTACCAGCAGCCGACTGTTTCCTCCACCAGTCGGGCGCTGTCGCCATACACCCACCGAAAAATGTGCCAGCTCTCCCTAGACTCTGAGCAGAGACTCCGACACCTCCAGCTCGGACCGCACTACTTCAAGAAGGAGACGGAGAGTATCCCTCCATTCTTG GTTCCCACTTGCAGTAGTGTGATGGATACCTCTTCTTTTTTGCCAGAGTATTACGTAGAGAGCTGCCACACAGGGGTGCTAGATGATCACTACG gttttcaACTTGGCAGTTATAGTCCCAGGGCTTCCATA ACGCGGTCAGATCATGCGTGGTCGTCTCCGGGGCCATCATTCCGACGTGACGAGCTGAACCAAAGTCCTCCCCGAGCCTCCTCCGCCTCGGCTGCGGCAAAGAGGAGAGGCACTGTGACCTCCAAGCATTCCTCCAGGGGAAG GGTGCAGACCAGAGATCCCAGTCCATCCTACTGGGAGCAGATACACAGCAGAGTCCAGAGAATTCTTCGGACCCACAGAGTCCCCTTGGACCTGGACTGA
- the spata6 gene encoding spermatogenesis-associated protein 6 isoform X3, which produces MAATKKLSFFQRSGKSWKCTVLLDIHSTYADVVDPAAVGDLLKADTTSFQLIQSLSAENKTLAIMTQNSRDFLKPGPNLGTAEDSIQRDVSMMETSSKFHGAFPVVLFSVTSFIEESDWMGASPVRESPGDRKTKSVQHKETRRTTSAAKDKGKSASRRSPCSNPCRHITSKAKRRLQKRTVGLEPGYQQPTVSSTSRALSPYTHRKMCQLSLDSEQRLRHLQLGPHYFKKETESIPPFLVPTCSSVMDTSSFLPEYYVESCHTGVLDDHYGFQLGSYSPRASITRSDHAWSSPGPSFRRDELNQSPPRASSASAAAKRRGTVTSKHSSRGRVQTRDPSPSYWEQIHSRVQRILRTHRVPLDLD; this is translated from the exons ATGGCCGCAACGAAAAAGCTTTCCTTTTTTCAACGATCCGGAAAGTCTTGGAAATGTACGGTGTTGTTGGACATTCATTCA ACGTACGCTGATGTTGTTGACCCCGCTGCAGTGGGTGACCTGCTAAAAG CTGACACCACATCTTTTCAGCTGATTCAGTCGCTGTCTGCAG AGAATAAGACCCTCGCCATCATGACGCAAAACAGCAGAGACTTCCTGAAACCTGGTCCCAATCTGGGCACTGCTGAGGACTCCATTCAGAGAGACGTATCAATGATGGAAACTTCCTCTAAATTCCAC GGTGCATTTCCCGTGGTACTCTTTTCAGTGACATCATTCATCGAGGAGAGTGATTGGATGGGCGCCTCACCT GTCAGAGAATCACCGGGTGACAGGAAGACAAAGTCCGTCCAGCACAAAGAG ACGAGAAGGACGACGTCGGCTGCGAAAGACAAAGGGAAAAGTGCATCTAGACGCTCACCCTGCTCCAACCCGTGCCGCCACATCACCAGCAAGGCAAAAAGAAGGCTGCAAAAACGCACTGTTGGTCTCGAACCCGGCTACCAGCAGCCGACTGTTTCCTCCACCAGTCGGGCGCTGTCGCCATACACCCACCGAAAAATGTGCCAGCTCTCCCTAGACTCTGAGCAGAGACTCCGACACCTCCAGCTCGGACCGCACTACTTCAAGAAGGAGACGGAGAGTATCCCTCCATTCTTG GTTCCCACTTGCAGTAGTGTGATGGATACCTCTTCTTTTTTGCCAGAGTATTACGTAGAGAGCTGCCACACAGGGGTGCTAGATGATCACTACG gttttcaACTTGGCAGTTATAGTCCCAGGGCTTCCATA ACGCGGTCAGATCATGCGTGGTCGTCTCCGGGGCCATCATTCCGACGTGACGAGCTGAACCAAAGTCCTCCCCGAGCCTCCTCCGCCTCGGCTGCGGCAAAGAGGAGAGGCACTGTGACCTCCAAGCATTCCTCCAGGGGAAG GGTGCAGACCAGAGATCCCAGTCCATCCTACTGGGAGCAGATACACAGCAGAGTCCAGAGAATTCTTCGGACCCACAGAGTCCCCTTGGACCTGGACTGA
- the dnttip2 gene encoding deoxynucleotidyltransferase terminal-interacting protein 2 isoform X2, with protein MVATRSGSCVGTPVKINLEEIADVQASPSTSRGTTTRSVLAETSRRLGGELSNPHTPMLKRCNRASRLHSPSDLCTPTGSTHEADVSDLESCCSGTSDVGLLTVRRRVAAVSKNIRSLLEKEESSSSVMSDAEARTTTNRRSRRLAVSLIHTEDDLSEPDSCSPWKVDKSIKIRASLEADHFVESSKVTQNQRRSSRIAIKQQREESDLSEIDSLSSDVSGTVRRRSARSGSNFSSIPCDLHETPKSSTALSSRRTTRRTASERSCDSEGFESGTEYTLASRQSTRSLTSKTAEVDSELTGGQSSCGTPSSSRTGSGGARRRRTAVASTPIVKELCIVLENSAEAKSLTDSVLDNTVFAEDADCTVMEVVGAEEDAGAEEDAGAEEDAGAEEVAGSEEVAGAEMDAVKHAGAEMDAGAEMDAGAEMDAGAEMDAGEEEDAGEEEDAGEEEDAGAEEDAGAEEDAGAEEDAGAEEVAGSEEVAGAEEDAVKHTVKHASAEMDAERDAGAEMDAGAEMDAGAEMDAGEEEDAGEEEDAGEEEDAGAEEDAGAEEDAGAEEDAGAEEVAGSEEVAGAEEDAVKHTVKHASAEMDAERDAGAEMDAGAEMDAGAEVGEEKHASVVSNGDEEEVVVVEGLVASGDQQSELCIGNEDSSAAEKIEEEAGPSSLEKVSPDESEDVSTKQEDMEVEQVTLEEAKSTRDVVTEHDKEDEIEGAATEEATAPEDMKAAKETSTVILLESGEDEENMGEKPGPSREAAKKTSTVILWESGEDEENMGEKPGPSREAEETTSTASIHEQATAKKCQSKGVKVPRKMKIVSLEDSSEDDDDDDDDDDWEFEEEDTGEKTDRYKRVAESVDGLFVVDTRPGEEGDEDYYLEKLTQEEVVGGQEVEEEFMDEEADDDDADDCGEAALLLSSRNPQLKEMSSRIDPGINMRQLGGLYVTFDGSKSKALSSSVNRKREKKDLDKVMEKSVMSSDFEKKDSVPPYSESTHALKKQRRVERAKSTGDAWFNMKAPELTKELKADLKLLKIRGSIDPKRFYKKNDREGFPKYFQVATVVDNPVDFYHSRIPKKQRKRTMVEELLADAEFRSKNKKKFQTIVGEKAAQASGKHKFKTNKFHNKSNKFTK; from the exons ATGGTGGCCACCAGGAGCGGATCGTGCGTTGGCACTCCTGTTAAAATAAACCTCGAAGAAATCGCTGATGTCCAG GCCAGCCCATCTACGAGTAGGGGAACCACCACTCGCTCTGTCCTAGCAGAGACCAGCAGACGGCTTGGAGGAGAATTGAGCAACCCGCATACCCCTATGTTGAAAAGATGCAATCGGGCCTCGAGACTCCACAGCCCCTCAGACCTTTGCACTCCCACGGGCTCCACTCACGAAGCGGACGTGTCCGACCTGGAGTCGTGTTGCTCTGGCACGTCCGACGTGGGGTTACTGACGGTGCGCCGCCGAGTGGCGGCGGTGTCAAAAAATATCCGAAGCCTTCTGGAAAAGGAAGAATCGAGTAGCTCTGTCATGTCTGACGCCGAAGCTCGAACGACAACCAACAGGAGGAGCAGAAGGCTCGCCGTAAGCTTGATTCACACGGAGGATGATTTGTCCGAGCCGGATTCCTGCTCTCCGTGGAAAGTAGACAAAAGCATCAAGATTAGAGCTTCGCTCGAGGCCGACCACTTTGTTGAATCTTCAAAAGTCACTCAAAATCAGAGAAGAAGCAGCAGGATCGCCATCAAACAGCAACGGGAAGAGTCGGACCTTTCCGAGATCGATAGCTTATCATCCGACGTCTCGGGAACTGTGAGGCGCAGGAGTGCTAGGTCCGGGAGCAATTTCTCTTCAATTCCCTGCGACCTCCACGAAACCCCGAAAAGCTCTACCGCTCTGAGCAGTCGCCGCACAACACGGCGTACGGCCTCCGAGAGGTCTTGCGATTCCGAGGGATTTGAATCTGGCACCGAATACACCCTGGCCTCCCGCCAATCCACCCGCTCTTTGACTTCCAAGACTGCAGAGGTGGACTCGGAACTGACGGGCGGACAGTCTTCTTGCGGAACGCCCAGCAGCAGTCGCACCGGGTCTGGTGGCGCTCGGCGCCGGCGAACGGCGGTCGCCTCGACGCCGATCGTAAAAGAGCTCTGCATTGTCCTGGAGAACTCCGCTGAAGCAAAGTCCCTCACTGACTCCGTGTTGGACAACACGGTGTTCGCCGAGGATGCAGATTGCACGGTAATGGAGGTCGTCGGCGCAGAAGAGGACGCCGGCGCAGAGGAGGACGCCGGCGCAGAGGAGGACGCCGGCGCAGAAGAGGTCGCAGGCTCAGAAGAGGTCGCGGGCGCAGAAATGGACGCAGTAAAGCACGCCGGCGCAGAAATGGACGCCGGCGCGGAAATGGACGCCGGCGCGGAAATGGACGCCGGCGCGGAAATGGACGCCGGCGAGGAAGAGGACGCCGGCGAGGAAGAGGACGCCGGCGAGGAAGAGGACGCCGGCGCGGAAGAGGACGCCGGCGCGGAAGAGGACGCCGGCGCGGAAGAGGACGCCGGCGCGGAAGAGGTCGCGGGCTCAGAAGAGGTCGCGGGCGCAGAAGAGGACGCAGTAAAGCACACAGTAAAGCATGCCAGCGCAGAAATGGACGCAGAAAGGGACGCCGGCGCGGAAATGGACGCCGGCGCGGAAATGGACGCCGGCGCGGAAATGGACGCCGGCGAGGAAGAGGACGCCGGCGAGGAAGAGGACGCCGGCGAGGAAGAGGACGCCGGCGCGGAAGAGGACGCCGGCGCGGAAGAGGACGCCGGCGCGGAAGAGGACGCCGGCGCGGAAGAGGTCGCGGGCTCAGAAGAGGTCGCGGGCGCAGAAGAGGACGCAGTAAAGCACACAGTAAAGCATGCCAGCGCAGAAATGGACGCAGAAAGGGACGCCGGCGCGGAAATGGACGCCGGCGCGGAAATGGACGCCGGCGCGGAA GTGGGCGAAGAAAAGCACGCTAGCGTGGTGTCAAATGGAGATGAGGaggaagttgttgttgttgaaggcTTAGTGGCGTCTGGGGATCAGCAGAGTGAGCTCTGTATTGGAAACGAGGACTCGTCTGCCGCGGAAAAGATAGAGGAAGAAGCGGGGCCTTCATCCTTAGAAAAGGTGTCGCCAGATGAGAGCGAAGATGTTTCTACCAAACAGGAGGACATGGAAGTCGAGCAGGTCACGTTGGAGGAGGCCAAATCTACCCGGGATGTCGTCACGGAGCACGACAAAGAGGATGAGATTGAGGGGGCGGCGACAGAAGAGGCCACGGCGCCCGAGGATATGAAAGCTGCCAAGGAGACGTCAACTGTCATCCTATTGGAGAGTGGAGAAGATGAAGAGAACATGGGAGAGAAACCTGGGCCTTCCAGAGAAGCTGCCAAGAAGACGTCAACTGTCATCCTATGGGAGAGCGGAGAAGATGAAGAGAACATGGGAGAGAAACCAGGGCCTTCCAGAGAAGCTGAGGAGACGACGTCAACAGCGTCCATCCATGAGCAGGCCACAGCCAAGAAATGTCAGTCCAAAGGCGTAAAAGTTCCACGGAAGATGAAAATAGTCAGCCTCGAGGACAGCAGcgaggatgacgacgacgacgacgacgacgatgactgGGAGTTTGAGGAAGAAGATACGGGAGAAAAAACAGACCGTTACAAGAGGGTGGCAGAGTCGGTCGACGGTCTGTTCGTGGTGGATACGCGACCCGGTGAGGAAGGGGATGAAGATTACTACCTGGAGAAACTCACCCAGGAGGAGGTGGTTGGGGGCCAGGAAGTGGAGGAAGAGTTTATGGATGAAGAGgcggatgacgacgacgccgacgacTGCGGCGAAGCGGCATTGCTTTTGTCCAGCAGGAATCCTCAACT GAAGGAGATGTCCAGCCGCATCGACCCGGGCATCAACATGAGACAGCTCGGGGGGTTGTACGTCACTTTCGACGGCAGTAAATCAAAGGCCCTCTCCAGTTCGGTGAAccggaagagagaaaaaaaggaccTGGATAAG GTTATGGAGAAGAGTGTGATGTCTTCAGATTTTGAGAAGAAAGACTCCGTTCCACCATACAGTGAATCCACACatgctctgaaaaaacaacGCAGA GTGGAGCGTGCTAAAAGTACAGGAGATGCTTGGTTCAACATGAAAGCTCCCGAGCTCACCAAGGAGTTGAAAGCGGATCTGAAACTGCTGAAAATTAGGGGCTCCATCGACCCTAAGAGGTTCTACAAGAAAAACGACCGAGAGGGCTTCCCCAAGTATTTCCAG GTGGCCACCGTGGTGGACAACCCCGTCGACTTCTATCATTCCCGCATTCCAAAGAAGCAGCGAAAGAGGACCATGGTGGAAGAGCTGCTTGCTGATGCAGAGTTCAGAAG caaaaataagaaaaagttCCAGACCATCGTGGGTGAGAAAGCAGCTCAGGCATCCGGCAAACACAAATTCAAGACAAATAAATTTCACAACAAATCCAACAAATTCACAAAGTGA